The sequence CTTGGAATTTTTAATGGGGAACTATGCTGTGAGATTATGCATCTGACTTTACCAATTCTgacaatacattttttgaaaaatatttcatgctaacaaaattataagtGGAGGGGTCAATCAAAAGTTCTAAGGTAGCAAAATATACAATTACTCCAATTATtataaagaaatttttttatctttcTGTAAGCCATTCGTCTTTACGGGTTTTTAATTCAAATTgcataataaaacattttttcaaaTCCATGATAATACATTTTTAGGTCGTGTACCTCAAATAGGCTTCGTGGAGCATATTGGAGCGAGAGTAGCGCTTGTCCTCCTCCATGAACTGCAGTACATCCCTTATGCTCAGATGCTTGAAACGCATACCAAAGGGCCTCTTCACCGGGGCTTTAGCCCCCGGATCGCTTGGAGTACCTTCCGGTACTGGAGCTTCCGCCGGACGCTTCCGTCCACCGATGGCCAACATGGCGGTGTCATTCACAGACTCAAAACGCACCCCCTTGCCCTGCTTTTCGGTATTCTGCTTTCGACGCTTGTAATAAAATCCGGCATCATCATCCGAGGATCCACAGTCGGCCATCTCCAGATCGTTGAGGAACGTCATCGTGGTCCTCATATCGTTGTTCATCTTACAGCGCTCGTCGTTATAAAGGTGATAGCCCGATCGATGCTCGCACAATGCTACCGTCTTCTTGACCACGAATTTCATGTAGGTCTCCAAAGCGGCCAGAAAAGCGTCCAAGAGGGCT is a genomic window of Drosophila suzukii chromosome 2L, CBGP_Dsuzu_IsoJpt1.0, whole genome shotgun sequence containing:
- the nht gene encoding transcription initiation factor TFIID subunit 4; its protein translation is MSVTAFTVPIQPYAGPVLIIKDLILPDAAPQDSSKSANPAKKKPRASFFDRSGVLKKLVKHWTQSGVVDEICFEDQEALLDAFLAALETYMKFVVKKTVALCEHRSGYHLYNDERCKMNNDMRTTMTFLNDLEMADCGSSDDDAGFYYKRRKQNTEKQGKGVRFESVNDTAMLAIGGRKRPAEAPVPEGTPSDPGAKAPVKRPFGMRFKHLSIRDVLQFMEEDKRYSRSNMLHEAYLRYTT